A single region of the Thermodesulfatator indicus DSM 15286 genome encodes:
- a CDS encoding efflux RND transporter periplasmic adaptor subunit yields the protein MLTAIRRKTVIQIVLVLFVLAIGLGIAHHFISTKPKVPRRKVKPHIPVVQVETIKPQNFLVTIESFGTVKALRTGSIVSETSGRVIYISPNLLPGGRFKKGEVLVRLDSSDYKAALAMAKAELEEAKRAYEEIKAQAEAARQEWEDVLKEKTPPPPLVVKQPQIAAAKARIKAAQAKYEKARLDLERTVIRAPFDGLVTESKIELGQYLGKGSLVAKAYEVRAVEIAVPLSLEEIKWIQVPGFNAKKGSKAKVSLETLNATWSGRVVRSAAKANEKTRLIDIYVRVKNPLKAKVALVPGLFVKVELTGRTLKNVFILPRNALYFQEGKWLVYTVKNGRLIQKDIKVVLFDQRDRAIVREGLKPGDQLILTRLSKPVPGMKVHIKP from the coding sequence TTGCTTACCGCTATCAGACGTAAAACCGTTATTCAGATAGTTCTGGTATTATTCGTATTAGCCATAGGTTTAGGCATTGCTCATCACTTTATATCTACCAAGCCCAAGGTCCCGCGACGAAAAGTAAAGCCTCATATCCCTGTGGTCCAAGTAGAAACTATTAAACCTCAAAATTTTCTCGTAACTATTGAAAGTTTCGGTACGGTTAAAGCACTGAGAACAGGAAGCATTGTTTCTGAAACAAGTGGCCGTGTAATATATATTTCTCCTAATTTGCTCCCAGGAGGGCGATTCAAAAAGGGAGAAGTTTTAGTCCGTCTTGATTCCAGTGATTATAAGGCGGCCTTGGCCATGGCCAAAGCTGAACTAGAAGAAGCGAAAAGGGCCTATGAAGAGATTAAAGCTCAGGCCGAAGCGGCCAGGCAGGAATGGGAAGACGTCCTTAAGGAAAAGACACCTCCCCCGCCTTTAGTGGTTAAACAACCGCAAATAGCTGCAGCTAAAGCGAGGATAAAGGCGGCTCAAGCCAAATATGAAAAGGCTCGCTTAGATCTTGAACGTACCGTTATCAGGGCTCCTTTTGATGGCCTGGTAACAGAGAGCAAAATAGAGCTTGGCCAATACCTTGGGAAAGGCAGCCTTGTTGCTAAAGCTTATGAAGTAAGGGCCGTAGAAATAGCCGTGCCCCTTTCGTTAGAAGAGATAAAATGGATACAGGTTCCAGGGTTCAATGCAAAGAAGGGCTCAAAGGCCAAAGTTTCCTTAGAAACCTTAAATGCCACCTGGTCTGGCAGGGTGGTAAGGTCTGCGGCCAAGGCCAATGAAAAGACCCGCCTGATAGATATCTATGTAAGGGTAAAGAATCCTTTAAAGGCTAAAGTGGCCCTAGTCCCTGGACTTTTTGTAAAAGTAGAACTAACTGGTCGTACTTTAAAAAACGTCTTTATATTGCCTAGAAATGCTCTTTATTTTCAGGAAGGCAAATGGCTGGTTTATACCGTAAAAAACGGCCGTTTAATTCAAAAAGATATAAAAGTTGTCCTTTTTGACCAACGTGACAGGGCTATAGTACGAGAAGGGCTTAAACCGGGTGATCAGTTAATCCTTACCAGACTTTCAAAGCCAGTCCCTGGAATGAAGGTGCACATAAAGCCATGA
- a CDS encoding efflux transporter outer membrane subunit has protein sequence MARIVYFLFCLSLLITGCSANRPALTQNIKPPEKYLLASSDRQSQVSLDHWWESLGDKELNNLVQELLSSNFRLQEAAAKIKAAEAFLKETRAARFPRLDFSFSAKRERQPVYSLPVKPSVTGSFSGSLMASYEVDVWQRLSHAKKASYYQLMASQENRRALVQSLIAQLVSEYVSGAYFSCEKAILEEQLEIQRRYLGALRKRYRLGLVEPFILEQEERLLASLEEEKERLEGEIITARQKISLLLGKYPKPWPISANVCRLEIPPPPAGLPSELLERRPDVLAARARLLSASEQVASEKAALFPKITLTAQEGRVSNALVSLLNNENRFWELALSLTQPIFDAGARKARVKEAQARFKEAQAVYAQTVLQAFFEVENALMLENNWRKRLELSERQEKAACNEEKLKSLQAKLGTISILDYLKIKHLCLERKRKTLSTKKNLLLARISLFRALGGGF, from the coding sequence ATGGCCAGGATAGTATATTTTTTGTTCTGTCTTTCTCTGTTGATTACGGGATGTTCGGCTAATCGTCCTGCCCTTACTCAAAATATTAAACCTCCTGAAAAATATCTTTTGGCTTCAAGTGATAGGCAGTCTCAAGTAAGCCTCGATCATTGGTGGGAAAGCTTAGGAGACAAAGAACTAAATAACCTTGTTCAGGAACTTCTTTCTTCAAATTTTCGTTTGCAGGAAGCCGCCGCCAAAATAAAAGCGGCTGAGGCTTTTTTAAAGGAAACCAGGGCCGCTCGGTTTCCGAGGTTAGATTTTTCTTTTTCCGCTAAACGTGAGCGACAGCCTGTTTATTCCCTTCCGGTTAAGCCTTCTGTTACGGGTAGTTTTTCCGGAAGCCTTATGGCTTCATACGAAGTAGATGTTTGGCAGAGGCTTAGCCACGCCAAGAAGGCATCTTATTATCAACTTATGGCTAGCCAAGAAAACCGTAGAGCTCTGGTTCAGAGCCTTATAGCCCAACTAGTAAGTGAATACGTATCAGGGGCCTATTTTTCATGTGAAAAAGCTATCCTAGAAGAACAGCTGGAAATACAACGACGCTATCTTGGAGCCCTGCGTAAACGTTATCGATTAGGGCTAGTAGAGCCTTTTATTCTTGAGCAGGAAGAACGGCTGCTTGCTAGTCTTGAAGAAGAGAAAGAGAGGCTTGAAGGAGAAATTATAACTGCCAGACAAAAAATATCTCTTCTTCTTGGAAAGTATCCCAAACCCTGGCCTATTTCCGCTAATGTTTGTCGCCTGGAAATCCCTCCTCCACCGGCAGGTTTGCCCTCAGAGCTTTTAGAGCGCAGGCCCGATGTTCTGGCGGCAAGAGCGCGTCTCCTTTCGGCAAGTGAACAGGTAGCCAGTGAAAAGGCAGCTCTATTTCCTAAAATAACCCTTACGGCCCAGGAAGGCCGAGTTTCTAATGCCCTTGTCTCTTTACTTAACAACGAAAATAGGTTTTGGGAGTTGGCTTTATCTCTTACCCAACCTATTTTTGACGCCGGAGCACGTAAGGCCAGGGTAAAAGAAGCTCAAGCCCGTTTTAAAGAGGCTCAAGCTGTTTATGCGCAAACAGTTCTTCAAGCCTTCTTTGAAGTAGAAAACGCCCTCATGCTAGAAAATAACTGGCGTAAACGTCTTGAACTATCTGAAAGACAGGAAAAAGCCGCCTGTAATGAAGAAAAGTTAAAGTCTTTACAAGCAAAGCTTGGAACAATTTCTATTTTAGATTATTTAAAAATTAAACACTTGTGTCTTGAGAGAAAGAGAAAGACACTTTCAACAAAGAAAAACCTGTTATTGGCAAGAATTTCTCTTTTCAGGGCCTTAGGAGGTGGTTTTTAA